Proteins from a genomic interval of Arachis hypogaea cultivar Tifrunner chromosome 10, arahy.Tifrunner.gnm2.J5K5, whole genome shotgun sequence:
- the LOC112717345 gene encoding putative ubiquitin-like-specific protease 1B, producing the protein MPLTFFPTKDIKIVSLDLFAAAYIFNTKLDQDELLVKSPHCAVTRGALRSLEPRKPVVDDVLILFACMLARNSTRIHWFLPTTFSQIATERGSVPHATLKAIREDLMGKANRVCKIYCPIWCDRHWFLLVIDVIRRELVYPDSLPSVDDRPMRLRQLKKVAIFLGEMLDSDDWYDDQKNPRILCSDYEIKEPKVTRQDLGSNDCGMYVVQWMIMYHLWNSYEVEKITEYSRMRLAVDMVLKYHNDKCMEVIQAVLEY; encoded by the exons ATGCCGTTAACTTTCTTCCCCACTAAGGACATAAAGATTGTAAGCCTTGATCTATTCGCTGCTGCGTACATATTCAACACGAAACTTGACCAAGA CGAGCTTCTTGTCAAGAGCCCGCACTGTGCTGTTACCAGGGGTGCTCTAAGATCTCTGGAGCCTAGGAAGCCCGTGGTCGACGAC GTGCTGATCCTTTTTGCTTGCATGCTAGCTAGAAACTCCACTAGGATACATTGGTTCTTGCCTACAACCTTCTCA CAAATTGCAACCGAAAGGGGATCTGTTCCGCATGCCACACTGAAGGCGATCCGGGAGGATTTAATGGGCAAAGCCAACCGAGTTTGCAAG ATTTACTGTCCCATTTGGTGCGATAGACATTGGTTTCTACTGGTGATTGATGTTATTCGGAGGGAGCTTGTGTACCCGGACTCCCTTCCGTCAGTAGATGACAGACCCATGCGGCTCAGGCAGCTTAAAAAAGTG GCTATCTTCCTAGGGGAAATGTTGGACAGTGATGATTGGTATGACGACCAGAAAAATCCTAGGATTTTGTGCAGTGACTATGAGATAAAGGAGCCTAAGGTGACCAGGCAGGACCTTGGAAG CAATGACTGCGGCATGTATGTTGTGCAATGGATGATAATGTACCACCTATGGAACTCATATGAGGTAGAG AAAATTACAGAGTACAGTCGTATGAGGCTTGCTGTTGACATGGTGCTAAAGTATCATAATGACAAGTGCATGGAGGTTATCCAAGCTGTGTTGGAATACTGA